One Phoenix dactylifera cultivar Barhee BC4 chromosome 8, palm_55x_up_171113_PBpolish2nd_filt_p, whole genome shotgun sequence genomic window carries:
- the LOC103722696 gene encoding 3-dehydroquinate synthase homolog isoform X4, which yields MALLSFVPAKIPSPPAPLPSLRRAIALIHPLFIEGSELSDAHGRRVATFYDVSSPQELALLQSDDKQADNAVITFPGEWQVIPAENMVAAFQGCKRAVLAVSMASSEAQVFLEALEQGLDGVVLKVEEIGEILKLKDYFDRRNEVRNLLALTKATVTRVEVVGMGDRVCVDLCSLMQPGEGLLVGSFARGLFLVHSECLESNYIASRPFRVNAGPVHAYVAVPGGKTCYLSELQAGKEVIVVDQSGLQRTAIVGRVKIESRPLILVEAKENSGHETYSIFLQNAETVGLVCPYEVDKTTKTAIPVTSLKVGDNVMLRIQGGARHTGIEIQEFILEK from the exons ATGGCCCTCCTATCCTTCGTCCCGGCCAAAATCCCCAGCCCACCGGCGCCGCTCCCTTCTCTCCGACGAg CTATTGCGTTGATACATCCTCTCTTTATTGAAGGCTCAGAGCTGTCTGATGCGCATGGTAGAAGAGTTGCCACATTCTATGATGTTTCTTCTCCACAAGAACTAGCACTACTCCAATCAGATGACAAGCAGGCAGATAATGCAGTTATAACTTTCCCGGGAGAATGGCAG GTTATACCTGCAGAGAATATGGTTGCAGCGTTCCAAGGCTGTAAGAGGGCTGTACTTGCAGTTTCAATGGCTTCATCTGAAGCCCAAGTATTTCTTGAG GCCTTAGAGCAAGGTCTTGATGGTGTTGTCTTGAAAGTTGAAGAAATTGGGGAAATTCTCAAACTAAAG GATTATTTTGACAGAAGAAATGAAGTAAGGAATCTGTTGGCATTGACCAAAGCCACTGTTACACGGGTAGAAGTAGTTGGAATGGGCGATCGGGTGTGTGTTGATCTTTGCAGTCTTATGCAACCGGGTGAAGGCCTTCTG GTTGGTTCTTTTGCTAGAGGACTTTTCTTGGTCCACTCAGAATGCTTAGAGTCAAATTACATTGCTAGCAGGCCCTTCCGGGTGAATGCG GGGCCAGTGCATGCCTATGTTGCAGTTCCAGGGGGAAAGACTTGCTACCTATCAGAGTTGCAGGCAGGGAAAGAGGTAATAGTGGTTGACCAAAGTGGTTTGCAACGGACAGCAATTGTGGGGCGTGTGAAAATAGAATCAAGACCACTTATCCTTGTAGAGGCAAAG GAGAACTCAGGTCATGAGACCTACAGCATCTTTCTACAGAATGCAGAAACTGTTGGCTTAGTGTGCCCATATGAAG TAGACAAGACTACAAAGACAGCAATTCCAGTAACCTCGCTAAAAGTTGGAGACAATGTCATGTTAAGAATACAAGGTGGTGCCCGTCATACTGGAATAGAAATCCAAGAATTCATTCTTGAAAAATGA
- the LOC103722696 gene encoding 3-dehydroquinate synthase homolog isoform X3 translates to MSSSVVLDRHERSKLVWVWTESRQVMTAAVERGWSTFIFGSEPRSKELANEWSSIALIHPLFIEGSELSDAHGRRVATFYDVSSPQELALLQSDDKQADNAVITFPGEWQVIPAENMVAAFQGCKRAVLAVSMASSEAQVFLEALEQGLDGVVLKVEEIGEILKLKDYFDRRNEVRNLLALTKATVTRVEVVGMGDRVCVDLCSLMQPGEGLLVGSFARGLFLVHSECLESNYIASRPFRVNAGPVHAYVAVPGGKTCYLSELQAGKEVIVVDQSGLQRTAIVGRVKIESRPLILVEAKENSGHETYSIFLQNAETVGLVCPYEVDKTTKTAIPVTSLKVGDNVMLRIQGGARHTGIEIQEFILEK, encoded by the exons ATGTCATCTTCCGTCGTTTTGGATCGACATGAGCGATCGAAGCTTGTGTGGGTGTGGACTGAGAGCAGGCAGGTGATGACGGCAGCAGTCGAGAGAGGATGGAGCACTTTCATCTTTGGCTCGGAACCCCGATCCAAAGAACTCGCAAATGAGTGGTCAT CTATTGCGTTGATACATCCTCTCTTTATTGAAGGCTCAGAGCTGTCTGATGCGCATGGTAGAAGAGTTGCCACATTCTATGATGTTTCTTCTCCACAAGAACTAGCACTACTCCAATCAGATGACAAGCAGGCAGATAATGCAGTTATAACTTTCCCGGGAGAATGGCAG GTTATACCTGCAGAGAATATGGTTGCAGCGTTCCAAGGCTGTAAGAGGGCTGTACTTGCAGTTTCAATGGCTTCATCTGAAGCCCAAGTATTTCTTGAG GCCTTAGAGCAAGGTCTTGATGGTGTTGTCTTGAAAGTTGAAGAAATTGGGGAAATTCTCAAACTAAAG GATTATTTTGACAGAAGAAATGAAGTAAGGAATCTGTTGGCATTGACCAAAGCCACTGTTACACGGGTAGAAGTAGTTGGAATGGGCGATCGGGTGTGTGTTGATCTTTGCAGTCTTATGCAACCGGGTGAAGGCCTTCTG GTTGGTTCTTTTGCTAGAGGACTTTTCTTGGTCCACTCAGAATGCTTAGAGTCAAATTACATTGCTAGCAGGCCCTTCCGGGTGAATGCG GGGCCAGTGCATGCCTATGTTGCAGTTCCAGGGGGAAAGACTTGCTACCTATCAGAGTTGCAGGCAGGGAAAGAGGTAATAGTGGTTGACCAAAGTGGTTTGCAACGGACAGCAATTGTGGGGCGTGTGAAAATAGAATCAAGACCACTTATCCTTGTAGAGGCAAAG GAGAACTCAGGTCATGAGACCTACAGCATCTTTCTACAGAATGCAGAAACTGTTGGCTTAGTGTGCCCATATGAAG TAGACAAGACTACAAAGACAGCAATTCCAGTAACCTCGCTAAAAGTTGGAGACAATGTCATGTTAAGAATACAAGGTGGTGCCCGTCATACTGGAATAGAAATCCAAGAATTCATTCTTGAAAAATGA
- the LOC103722696 gene encoding 3-dehydroquinate synthase homolog isoform X2, whose amino-acid sequence MALLSFVPAKIPSPPAPLPSLRRAVLPVNSRVSMSSSVVLDRHERSKLVWVWTESRQVMTAAVERGWSTFIFGSEPRSKELANEWSSIALIHPLFIEGSELSDAHGRRVATFYDVSSPQELALLQSDDKQADNAVITFPGEWQVIPAENMVAAFQGCKRAVLAVSMASSEAQVFLEALEQGLDGVVLKVEEIGEILKLKDYFDRRNEVRNLLALTKATVTRVEVVGMGDRVCVDLCSLMQPGEGLLVGSFARGLFLVHSECLESNYIASRPFRVNAGPVHAYVAVPGGKTCYLSELQAGKEVIVVDQSGLQRTAIVGRVKIESRPLILVEAKENSGHETYSIFLQNAETVGLVCPYEVDKTTKTAIPVTSLKVGDNVMLRIQGGARHTGIEIQEFILEK is encoded by the exons ATGGCCCTCCTATCCTTCGTCCCGGCCAAAATCCCCAGCCCACCGGCGCCGCTCCCTTCTCTCCGACGAg CCGTGCTTCCCGTGAATTCTCGCGTCTCGATGTCATCTTCCGTCGTTTTGGATCGACATGAGCGATCGAAGCTTGTGTGGGTGTGGACTGAGAGCAGGCAGGTGATGACGGCAGCAGTCGAGAGAGGATGGAGCACTTTCATCTTTGGCTCGGAACCCCGATCCAAAGAACTCGCAAATGAGTGGTCAT CTATTGCGTTGATACATCCTCTCTTTATTGAAGGCTCAGAGCTGTCTGATGCGCATGGTAGAAGAGTTGCCACATTCTATGATGTTTCTTCTCCACAAGAACTAGCACTACTCCAATCAGATGACAAGCAGGCAGATAATGCAGTTATAACTTTCCCGGGAGAATGGCAG GTTATACCTGCAGAGAATATGGTTGCAGCGTTCCAAGGCTGTAAGAGGGCTGTACTTGCAGTTTCAATGGCTTCATCTGAAGCCCAAGTATTTCTTGAG GCCTTAGAGCAAGGTCTTGATGGTGTTGTCTTGAAAGTTGAAGAAATTGGGGAAATTCTCAAACTAAAG GATTATTTTGACAGAAGAAATGAAGTAAGGAATCTGTTGGCATTGACCAAAGCCACTGTTACACGGGTAGAAGTAGTTGGAATGGGCGATCGGGTGTGTGTTGATCTTTGCAGTCTTATGCAACCGGGTGAAGGCCTTCTG GTTGGTTCTTTTGCTAGAGGACTTTTCTTGGTCCACTCAGAATGCTTAGAGTCAAATTACATTGCTAGCAGGCCCTTCCGGGTGAATGCG GGGCCAGTGCATGCCTATGTTGCAGTTCCAGGGGGAAAGACTTGCTACCTATCAGAGTTGCAGGCAGGGAAAGAGGTAATAGTGGTTGACCAAAGTGGTTTGCAACGGACAGCAATTGTGGGGCGTGTGAAAATAGAATCAAGACCACTTATCCTTGTAGAGGCAAAG GAGAACTCAGGTCATGAGACCTACAGCATCTTTCTACAGAATGCAGAAACTGTTGGCTTAGTGTGCCCATATGAAG TAGACAAGACTACAAAGACAGCAATTCCAGTAACCTCGCTAAAAGTTGGAGACAATGTCATGTTAAGAATACAAGGTGGTGCCCGTCATACTGGAATAGAAATCCAAGAATTCATTCTTGAAAAATGA
- the LOC103722696 gene encoding 3-dehydroquinate synthase homolog isoform X1 — protein MALLSFVPAKIPSPPAPLPSLRRGCFCSLIHVGTSSAVLPVNSRVSMSSSVVLDRHERSKLVWVWTESRQVMTAAVERGWSTFIFGSEPRSKELANEWSSIALIHPLFIEGSELSDAHGRRVATFYDVSSPQELALLQSDDKQADNAVITFPGEWQVIPAENMVAAFQGCKRAVLAVSMASSEAQVFLEALEQGLDGVVLKVEEIGEILKLKDYFDRRNEVRNLLALTKATVTRVEVVGMGDRVCVDLCSLMQPGEGLLVGSFARGLFLVHSECLESNYIASRPFRVNAGPVHAYVAVPGGKTCYLSELQAGKEVIVVDQSGLQRTAIVGRVKIESRPLILVEAKENSGHETYSIFLQNAETVGLVCPYEVDKTTKTAIPVTSLKVGDNVMLRIQGGARHTGIEIQEFILEK, from the exons ATGGCCCTCCTATCCTTCGTCCCGGCCAAAATCCCCAGCCCACCGGCGCCGCTCCCTTCTCTCCGACGAg gGTGTTTCTGTTCTTTAATCCATGTTGGCACTAGTTCAGCCGTGCTTCCCGTGAATTCTCGCGTCTCGATGTCATCTTCCGTCGTTTTGGATCGACATGAGCGATCGAAGCTTGTGTGGGTGTGGACTGAGAGCAGGCAGGTGATGACGGCAGCAGTCGAGAGAGGATGGAGCACTTTCATCTTTGGCTCGGAACCCCGATCCAAAGAACTCGCAAATGAGTGGTCAT CTATTGCGTTGATACATCCTCTCTTTATTGAAGGCTCAGAGCTGTCTGATGCGCATGGTAGAAGAGTTGCCACATTCTATGATGTTTCTTCTCCACAAGAACTAGCACTACTCCAATCAGATGACAAGCAGGCAGATAATGCAGTTATAACTTTCCCGGGAGAATGGCAG GTTATACCTGCAGAGAATATGGTTGCAGCGTTCCAAGGCTGTAAGAGGGCTGTACTTGCAGTTTCAATGGCTTCATCTGAAGCCCAAGTATTTCTTGAG GCCTTAGAGCAAGGTCTTGATGGTGTTGTCTTGAAAGTTGAAGAAATTGGGGAAATTCTCAAACTAAAG GATTATTTTGACAGAAGAAATGAAGTAAGGAATCTGTTGGCATTGACCAAAGCCACTGTTACACGGGTAGAAGTAGTTGGAATGGGCGATCGGGTGTGTGTTGATCTTTGCAGTCTTATGCAACCGGGTGAAGGCCTTCTG GTTGGTTCTTTTGCTAGAGGACTTTTCTTGGTCCACTCAGAATGCTTAGAGTCAAATTACATTGCTAGCAGGCCCTTCCGGGTGAATGCG GGGCCAGTGCATGCCTATGTTGCAGTTCCAGGGGGAAAGACTTGCTACCTATCAGAGTTGCAGGCAGGGAAAGAGGTAATAGTGGTTGACCAAAGTGGTTTGCAACGGACAGCAATTGTGGGGCGTGTGAAAATAGAATCAAGACCACTTATCCTTGTAGAGGCAAAG GAGAACTCAGGTCATGAGACCTACAGCATCTTTCTACAGAATGCAGAAACTGTTGGCTTAGTGTGCCCATATGAAG TAGACAAGACTACAAAGACAGCAATTCCAGTAACCTCGCTAAAAGTTGGAGACAATGTCATGTTAAGAATACAAGGTGGTGCCCGTCATACTGGAATAGAAATCCAAGAATTCATTCTTGAAAAATGA